A part of Thermodesulfovibrionales bacterium genomic DNA contains:
- a CDS encoding efflux transporter outer membrane subunit, with the protein MRKLILSAFFLLSFFGCMMGPNYQRPEIDTPQTWRFEEKEAKDVANTAWWEQFNDSVLNELIQIALQENKDVKIAAARVEQFAGQYGTTRAALFPQVGAGASYGRQRVSELAGPSPIENTPGTTPTFNSSELFLNASWEIDLWGKLRRATEAARAQLLSTEEARRTVILTLVTSVANSYINLRDLDKQLELTKRTSQNFKESFDLFTLRFRYGTVSEIEVSQSKSQYEQALSNIPFFEKAIAQQENALNVLLGRNPGPIPRGKTIDELALPAVPAGLPSDILVNRPDIRQAEQDLIAANANIGVAKALYFPTISLTGLFGWASNDLDDLFKGKAKTWSWAVPVSMPIFTAGAIAGQVKSAESVQQQALISYQKAIQTAFGEVEDALVAQKRTREQIASQDEEVAALSDYVRLAKVRYDNGYASYLEVLYAQSRLYDSELSQAQTQGSLFQASVNVYKAMGGGWVVKADALTAEAPQPPSAE; encoded by the coding sequence ATGCGTAAGCTAATTCTGTCAGCATTCTTCTTGCTCAGCTTTTTCGGTTGCATGATGGGACCGAACTATCAGCGCCCTGAGATCGACACTCCTCAGACATGGCGTTTCGAAGAAAAAGAGGCAAAGGACGTTGCCAACACCGCCTGGTGGGAGCAGTTCAACGACTCCGTCCTCAACGAACTCATCCAGATCGCCCTTCAGGAGAACAAGGATGTGAAAATCGCTGCCGCGAGAGTGGAGCAGTTCGCCGGACAATACGGCACAACACGTGCCGCGCTCTTCCCCCAGGTGGGCGCAGGCGCAAGCTACGGAAGACAGCGAGTGAGCGAGCTGGCAGGGCCGAGTCCCATCGAAAACACCCCCGGGACCACTCCGACGTTCAATAGTTCCGAGTTATTTCTCAATGCGAGCTGGGAGATCGATCTGTGGGGGAAGCTGCGGCGTGCAACAGAGGCGGCACGGGCTCAACTTTTGAGCACCGAAGAGGCGCGCAGAACGGTCATCCTCACCCTTGTCACGTCCGTCGCGAATTCCTATATCAATTTGCGTGACCTTGACAAACAGCTTGAATTGACGAAACGGACTTCACAGAATTTCAAGGAGTCTTTCGATCTCTTCACGCTGCGGTTTCGGTACGGGACTGTCTCGGAGATAGAGGTAAGCCAGTCGAAATCCCAGTATGAACAGGCCCTCTCGAATATTCCGTTCTTCGAGAAGGCCATCGCCCAGCAGGAGAACGCCCTGAATGTCCTTCTCGGGCGGAACCCCGGCCCCATTCCCCGCGGGAAGACGATCGATGAACTTGCGCTTCCTGCCGTGCCTGCGGGTCTGCCCTCGGACATCCTTGTGAACCGTCCCGACATTCGCCAGGCCGAACAGGACCTTATCGCTGCCAATGCCAATATCGGCGTTGCAAAGGCGCTTTATTTCCCCACCATTTCCCTTACCGGTCTCTTCGGATGGGCGAGCAATGATCTCGACGATCTCTTTAAGGGGAAAGCGAAGACCTGGAGCTGGGCGGTGCCCGTCTCCATGCCGATCTTTACGGCGGGAGCCATTGCCGGCCAGGTCAAGTCTGCCGAGTCAGTGCAGCAACAGGCGCTGATCAGCTACCAAAAAGCCATCCAGACGGCCTTCGGAGAGGTAGAGGACGCGCTCGTTGCTCAGAAGCGGACGAGGGAGCAGATAGCGTCGCAAGATGAGGAGGTTGCGGCCCTTAGCGATTATGTGCGCCTTGCCAAAGTGCGTTACGACAATGGATACGCCAGCTACCTTGAAGTGCTCTATGCTCAAAGCAGACTTTACGATTCGGAACTGTCGCAAGCCCAGACACAGGGGTCCCTTTTCCAGGCATCCGTGAACGTCTATAAGGCGATGGGGGGCGGATGGGTAGTGAAGGCAGACGCTCTGACAGCGGAAGCGCCCCAACCTCCCTCTGCTGAGTGA
- a CDS encoding multidrug efflux RND transporter permease subunit, with protein MSKFFINRPIVAMVISILMVIGGLVAAARLPIAQFPNIVPPAIQVNATYTGADALTVEQSVATPIEQQMSGVDYLDYMYSINTNNGLMTLYNYFDLKTNVNTDQILSQMRTNQAQSQLPTDVINYGITVQKSTSSPLIMFALYSPNGTYDNIFLANYSYININDQMTRIPGIASVTIFGAGQYAMRLWVNPDQLAKLNITIPEIMNAVKAQNTVNPSGQVGSQPVPKGQEFTLSVRSQGRLQTEAQFGDIVLRANPDGSFVRVRDVARVELGAQTYNLEGRLNGKPCALIALYQMPGSNALDAANGAKRLMEEVKKRFPPDLEYVVALDTTLAVTEGMQEIKQTFFEALFLVVLVVFIFLQGWRATLIPLLAVPVSLVGTFALFPMLGFSINTLSLFGLVLAIGLVVDDAIVVVEAVEHHIEKGLSPKDAALKAMEEVSGPVIAIAIILAAVFIPTAFIPGITGQLYQQFAVTIAVSVIISAFNALSLSPALCALLLKPKKKGRGPLQKFFDWFNRVFGRATDGYVGLCGAAIRKSMISLIFLAGVAVAAGFLGKTLPSSFLPDEDQGFIFAGIQLPDASSLQRTSEVARQAEEIITKTPGVKYCSSIIGYSMLSQVQNTYSAFFFISLEEWSKRKKPEEKYEAIKASISKKMAGIPGAIGFAFPPPAIMGVGTSGGVTFILEDRAGKDIEFLAANTQKFMEAARKRPELASVSSTFRPTVPQLFVDVDRDKVLKQGVNISDVYKVLQCFMGSGFINYFNRFGRQWQVFLQAEGDYRTNISNIGQFYVRNSVGETVPLSTLTSVRNISGPEFTMRYNLYRSAQINASAAPGYSSTQAMKALEEVFSQTMPREMGYDYSGMSFQEKKAQQGVSPAAIFGFSFLCVFLILAAQYESWSLPFSVLLGTPIAVAGAFAGLMWRSFENNVYAQIGLVMLIGLAAKNAILIVEFAKMEYEKGESLMDATLNGAKLRLRPILMTSFAFLLGCVPLAIAKGAGAISRQVMGTAVIGGMGAATAIAIFIIPVTFYVVEKLSHRGGKHEPVKSEGPKKEGEGHA; from the coding sequence ATGTCGAAATTCTTTATCAACAGACCCATAGTCGCCATGGTCATCTCAATTCTCATGGTCATCGGCGGCCTCGTCGCCGCTGCAAGGCTTCCCATCGCCCAGTTCCCCAATATCGTCCCTCCGGCGATCCAGGTAAACGCGACTTACACCGGAGCCGATGCCCTCACTGTTGAGCAGTCGGTGGCAACTCCCATTGAGCAGCAGATGTCCGGTGTCGACTACCTGGACTATATGTACTCCATCAACACCAACAATGGGCTCATGACCCTCTATAACTACTTCGATTTGAAGACTAACGTCAACACCGACCAGATCCTCTCCCAGATGCGGACGAACCAGGCGCAGTCACAGCTCCCGACGGATGTCATTAATTACGGGATAACGGTGCAGAAATCCACCTCGTCCCCCCTCATCATGTTCGCCCTTTACTCCCCGAACGGCACGTATGACAATATCTTTCTCGCCAACTATTCCTACATCAACATCAACGACCAGATGACACGGATACCGGGGATCGCCAGCGTCACGATCTTCGGCGCCGGGCAATACGCCATGCGGCTCTGGGTGAATCCTGATCAGCTCGCCAAGCTCAACATCACTATCCCGGAGATCATGAACGCCGTCAAGGCCCAGAATACCGTGAACCCCTCGGGCCAGGTCGGCTCACAGCCTGTACCGAAGGGGCAGGAGTTCACCTTATCCGTCCGGTCTCAGGGACGGCTCCAGACCGAGGCGCAGTTCGGTGATATCGTGCTCCGCGCCAACCCGGACGGCTCCTTTGTAAGGGTCAGGGATGTGGCCCGCGTCGAACTGGGCGCCCAGACCTATAACCTGGAGGGGCGTCTGAATGGAAAGCCCTGCGCCCTCATCGCCCTCTACCAGATGCCGGGGTCCAATGCCCTTGACGCAGCCAACGGCGCCAAGAGGCTGATGGAGGAGGTGAAGAAGAGGTTCCCGCCGGATCTGGAGTATGTCGTGGCGCTGGACACCACCCTGGCGGTTACCGAAGGGATGCAGGAGATCAAGCAGACCTTCTTCGAGGCCCTCTTCCTTGTTGTTCTCGTGGTCTTTATCTTCCTCCAGGGTTGGCGGGCCACCCTGATTCCACTTTTGGCAGTGCCGGTTTCTCTCGTGGGGACCTTCGCCCTCTTTCCCATGCTGGGCTTCTCGATCAACACCCTCTCCCTCTTCGGACTCGTCCTGGCCATCGGCCTCGTGGTGGACGACGCCATCGTGGTGGTCGAGGCTGTTGAGCACCATATCGAGAAAGGACTGTCACCCAAGGATGCTGCACTCAAGGCGATGGAGGAGGTCTCGGGCCCGGTCATCGCCATTGCCATCATCCTGGCGGCGGTCTTTATACCGACAGCCTTCATCCCCGGGATTACCGGCCAGCTCTATCAGCAGTTCGCGGTGACCATTGCCGTATCGGTCATCATCTCGGCCTTCAACGCCCTCTCACTATCCCCGGCCCTCTGTGCGCTCCTGCTGAAGCCCAAGAAGAAGGGGAGAGGTCCGCTCCAGAAGTTCTTTGACTGGTTCAACCGGGTCTTTGGTCGGGCTACCGACGGCTATGTCGGGCTTTGCGGCGCAGCTATTCGAAAGAGTATGATCAGTCTCATCTTCCTTGCAGGGGTCGCGGTAGCAGCCGGCTTCCTCGGCAAGACGCTTCCCTCCAGCTTCCTCCCCGACGAGGACCAGGGGTTCATCTTCGCCGGCATCCAGCTTCCAGACGCCTCTTCTCTGCAGAGGACGAGCGAAGTGGCCAGGCAGGCCGAGGAGATCATCACGAAGACGCCGGGCGTCAAGTACTGTTCCTCGATCATCGGCTACAGCATGCTGAGTCAGGTCCAGAATACCTACAGCGCCTTCTTCTTCATCTCCCTGGAGGAGTGGTCCAAGCGGAAGAAGCCTGAAGAGAAGTACGAGGCGATCAAGGCCTCGATCTCGAAGAAGATGGCCGGCATCCCGGGGGCCATCGGCTTTGCCTTCCCGCCCCCTGCCATTATGGGAGTAGGCACCTCGGGCGGAGTCACCTTCATCCTCGAGGACCGGGCCGGCAAGGACATCGAGTTTCTCGCGGCCAATACTCAAAAGTTTATGGAAGCCGCGAGAAAGCGCCCCGAACTCGCATCTGTCAGCTCAACATTCCGCCCCACGGTGCCGCAGCTTTTCGTGGACGTGGACCGTGACAAGGTCCTCAAGCAGGGGGTCAATATATCGGACGTGTATAAAGTCCTTCAATGCTTCATGGGGAGCGGCTTCATCAACTACTTCAACCGCTTCGGCCGCCAGTGGCAGGTGTTCCTCCAGGCTGAGGGCGACTACCGGACCAACATCAGCAACATCGGCCAATTCTACGTGCGCAATAGTGTGGGAGAAACTGTCCCGCTCTCGACGCTCACCTCGGTGCGAAATATTTCCGGCCCTGAATTCACCATGCGCTATAACCTCTACCGGTCCGCGCAGATCAACGCCAGTGCCGCTCCCGGGTACAGCTCTACACAGGCCATGAAGGCCCTCGAGGAAGTCTTCAGCCAGACCATGCCGCGGGAGATGGGTTACGACTACAGCGGTATGTCATTCCAGGAGAAGAAGGCCCAGCAAGGGGTGTCACCTGCAGCGATCTTCGGATTCTCCTTCCTCTGCGTCTTCCTGATTCTTGCGGCACAGTACGAAAGCTGGTCCCTTCCCTTTTCGGTCCTCCTCGGCACCCCCATCGCCGTTGCCGGGGCTTTCGCCGGCTTGATGTGGCGGTCTTTCGAAAATAACGTTTATGCCCAGATAGGCCTGGTCATGCTGATCGGATTGGCTGCCAAGAATGCCATTCTCATTGTTGAGTTCGCGAAGATGGAGTACGAAAAGGGTGAGTCGCTTATGGATGCGACCCTTAACGGCGCCAAACTCAGGCTGAGGCCGATCCTCATGACATCCTTTGCCTTCCTTTTGGGCTGCGTGCCTCTGGCTATCGCCAAGGGGGCGGGTGCAATCTCTCGTCAGGTCATGGGTACTGCGGTCATCGGCGGCATGGGCGCGGCGACGGCTATCGCTATATTCATCATACCGGTCACCTTCTATGTGGTCGAAAAACTTTCGCACCGCGGGGGAAAACATGAACCGGTAAAAAGCGAAGGTCCGAAGAAGGAGGGAGAAGGCCATGCGTAA
- a CDS encoding efflux RND transporter periplasmic adaptor subunit, translated as MKLDWAKVSARVSSFASFSTAVVLCSAVLLSDCKKEEKVAPPPPVVEVANVVQKDVPISAEWVGTTDGFINATIRAQVQGYLIKQNYKEGDIVKKGQVLFEIDPRTFEAALEQAKGALGAQQARWDTAKANLKRIKPLAEQNAVSQKDLDDATGFEQESHAAVLGAQASVDKAQLELGFTKVTSLVDGIAGIAKAQIGNLVGPGAMEELTTVSTVDPIKVYIQISEQEYLRLAEARKKNQQRGPIELILANGAVYPHKGEFAFADRQVDVRTGTIKVGILFPNPGNLLRPGQFGKVRAVVDERIGALLVPQRAVAEMQGRNLVAVVGQDNKATIKPVTVAEQVGSDYIITQGLKPGEKVVIEGVQKVKEGQVVAPKPYEPGKPAGSPEGSGKTEAKPASAPAEKR; from the coding sequence ATGAAACTCGATTGGGCAAAGGTATCTGCGAGGGTCTCATCGTTTGCGTCTTTTTCGACGGCCGTGGTCTTGTGCTCAGCAGTGCTCCTCAGCGACTGCAAGAAGGAAGAGAAGGTAGCGCCTCCTCCTCCGGTTGTTGAAGTGGCGAATGTCGTTCAGAAAGATGTCCCTATCTCTGCTGAATGGGTCGGCACTACCGACGGGTTTATCAATGCAACCATCCGGGCACAGGTCCAGGGTTATCTCATCAAGCAGAATTACAAGGAGGGCGATATCGTAAAGAAAGGACAGGTCCTCTTCGAGATCGACCCACGGACCTTTGAGGCGGCCCTTGAACAGGCTAAGGGAGCACTCGGGGCACAGCAGGCGCGGTGGGACACTGCCAAGGCAAATCTGAAGCGCATAAAACCCCTTGCTGAGCAAAATGCGGTGAGCCAGAAGGACCTTGACGACGCCACCGGTTTCGAGCAGGAATCGCACGCGGCGGTCCTTGGCGCACAGGCGAGCGTCGACAAGGCGCAGTTGGAGCTCGGCTTCACAAAGGTCACCTCCCTCGTTGACGGCATCGCAGGCATTGCCAAGGCACAGATCGGCAATCTCGTGGGTCCGGGTGCGATGGAGGAGTTGACCACGGTTTCGACCGTGGACCCCATAAAAGTCTATATTCAGATCAGCGAGCAGGAGTACCTGCGTCTTGCTGAAGCGAGAAAGAAGAACCAACAGCGCGGGCCGATTGAGCTGATCCTTGCCAACGGAGCAGTCTATCCGCACAAAGGCGAGTTTGCCTTTGCAGACCGCCAGGTCGATGTCAGGACAGGGACCATAAAGGTTGGCATCCTCTTCCCCAATCCGGGCAACCTTCTCAGGCCGGGGCAGTTTGGCAAGGTCCGTGCGGTGGTGGATGAAAGGATCGGCGCCCTGCTCGTACCTCAGCGGGCAGTGGCTGAAATGCAGGGGAGAAACCTCGTTGCGGTCGTTGGGCAGGACAATAAAGCCACAATCAAACCGGTGACGGTGGCCGAACAGGTTGGCTCTGATTACATCATTACTCAGGGGCTGAAGCCCGGAGAGAAGGTGGTTATCGAAGGTGTCCAGAAGGTGAAAGAGGGACAGGTGGTCGCACCGAAGCCTTATGAGCCCGGGAAACCGGCTGGTTCTCCAGAGGGGTCCGGCAAGACAGAGGCAAAACCTGCCTCTGCTCCCGCTGAAAAGAGGTAA
- a CDS encoding antibiotic biosynthesis monooxygenase: MIYAMARMTIPFKKLDEALEILGSVVQRVRFDSGCLSCNVYRDVDSENDVMIEEIWNDEKDLASHLRSSEYQKILLVVEMASAPPEIKFYSILNATGVETIEKARTAVREEIRVEE, translated from the coding sequence TTGATCTATGCGATGGCGAGGATGACGATCCCGTTCAAGAAGCTCGATGAAGCGCTTGAAATTCTCGGTTCCGTTGTTCAGCGTGTCAGGTTTGATTCGGGATGTCTCAGCTGCAATGTTTACCGGGACGTGGATTCGGAGAATGATGTTATGATCGAAGAAATTTGGAACGATGAAAAAGACCTTGCGAGTCATCTCCGATCGAGTGAGTACCAGAAGATACTCCTTGTTGTTGAAATGGCATCCGCCCCGCCCGAGATCAAGTTCTATTCGATACTGAACGCCACCGGCGTCGAGACCATAGAAAAGGCAAGAACTGCCGTGAGAGAGGAGATAAGAGTTGAAGAGTAG
- a CDS encoding PqiC family protein, with product MRTMLSCRLSSSILGAFLIVLTGCASSPPSRFYQLNPVNPQTVAKQDSPSQGNVIVAVGPIRIPDYLDRPQIVTRSGQNELKLSEFDRWAGSLENDIILALVDGISSQLPGDRFSVMRWSPLLESKVPSSYRIEVQIIRFEGTPGGSVTLRALSGIFGKDRGLLFHREFGISEQVSGSSYDDLIDAMSKALESLSRNIAEEMKAVVQRDDEMRKKG from the coding sequence ATGAGAACAATGCTCTCTTGCCGGCTTTCATCATCTATCCTCGGGGCCTTCCTGATCGTCCTGACCGGATGTGCAAGTTCACCGCCGTCGAGGTTTTATCAGTTGAATCCGGTAAACCCTCAGACTGTGGCGAAGCAGGATAGCCCAAGCCAGGGCAATGTGATCGTTGCCGTAGGTCCTATTCGCATACCAGACTATCTGGACCGCCCCCAGATCGTAACCCGTTCAGGACAGAACGAGCTTAAACTCTCCGAATTCGACCGGTGGGCGGGTTCGCTCGAGAACGATATCATTCTGGCCCTTGTGGATGGCATCTCATCGCAACTCCCGGGGGACCGTTTTTCCGTTATGCGCTGGTCACCGCTCCTTGAGAGTAAGGTGCCAAGTTCATACAGGATCGAAGTGCAGATAATCCGTTTCGAGGGAACTCCGGGGGGCTCAGTGACCTTGCGGGCGCTCAGCGGGATTTTCGGAAAGGACAGAGGGTTGTTATTCCACAGAGAATTCGGCATCAGCGAACAGGTGAGCGGCAGCAGTTATGATGACCTCATTGATGCTATGAGCAAGGCCCTCGAGAGCCTGAGTCGGAATATCGCGGAGGAGATGAAGGCTGTTGTTCAGCGTGACGATGAAATGAGGAAGAAGGGATGA
- a CDS encoding MlaD family protein — MSKKTNKTLIGAFVVGAIALVVAGVLIFGSGKFLRKTMQYVMFFDASVKGLQVGAPVTFRGVKIGEVTDIALRFDPQTLSVVTPVYVEIDPEKFSGISEQKKTKPYQYYRALLDKGLKARLELQSFVTGLLMIGVDFYPEKPIRLVGLDKKYHEIPTIPTQMEELQKTIQNLPLKEITENLNRTLAGINEIVRSPELHGSLESLNQTLKSVDKLVKNIDTQIGPLTASLTSTSDAARGTFAQAEKTLAFKEGVPGEIASSIKDTLKAARLALEETQQAVRGVKEITAQNANLGYEINRSAEQMTALSRSLRSLTDYIDRHPEAFIKGKNPSKGE, encoded by the coding sequence ATGAGCAAGAAAACGAACAAGACTCTCATCGGGGCCTTTGTTGTGGGCGCCATAGCCCTGGTTGTCGCCGGTGTCCTCATCTTCGGTTCCGGGAAATTCCTGCGCAAAACGATGCAGTATGTTATGTTCTTCGATGCATCGGTGAAAGGGCTTCAGGTGGGCGCTCCGGTGACCTTCCGTGGAGTAAAGATAGGCGAAGTTACCGATATCGCTCTCCGTTTCGATCCCCAGACCCTGTCCGTCGTGACCCCTGTCTACGTCGAAATCGATCCTGAAAAATTCTCAGGAATTAGCGAACAGAAAAAGACGAAACCCTATCAGTATTACCGGGCCCTCCTGGACAAGGGTCTGAAGGCGAGGCTCGAACTGCAGAGCTTCGTGACCGGGCTGCTCATGATAGGCGTCGATTTCTATCCTGAAAAGCCGATCAGACTGGTCGGCCTCGATAAGAAATATCACGAGATCCCGACAATCCCTACGCAAATGGAGGAATTGCAGAAGACGATCCAAAATCTGCCGTTGAAGGAGATAACGGAGAACCTCAACAGGACGCTTGCTGGGATAAACGAGATAGTCCGTTCCCCTGAACTCCATGGAAGTCTTGAGTCTTTGAACCAGACGCTCAAGAGCGTCGATAAGCTCGTGAAGAATATTGACACCCAGATAGGTCCCCTCACTGCGAGCTTAACGAGCACGTCTGATGCTGCCCGGGGCACCTTTGCCCAGGCAGAAAAGACCCTTGCCTTCAAAGAGGGGGTTCCGGGAGAGATCGCATCCAGCATAAAGGACACCCTGAAGGCGGCCAGACTCGCGCTGGAAGAGACGCAGCAGGCAGTCCGTGGGGTGAAGGAGATCACTGCACAGAATGCAAATCTCGGTTATGAGATCAACAGGTCTGCCGAACAGATGACCGCCCTTTCCCGCTCCCTCCGTTCTCTGACGGACTACATCGACCGCCATCCTGAAGCCTTCATAAAAGGGAAAAATCCTTCTAAAGGAGAATGA